The Anomaloglossus baeobatrachus isolate aAnoBae1 chromosome 7, aAnoBae1.hap1, whole genome shotgun sequence sequence cgtcgcatttacaatcacgaaattttgcacagacaccagaTTTGACtctgggaacgttgtagactatgttttgacgggaaaatttaaccccatgctttacagttactcgccAAAAAACCTGTTTCCATTAatgtcaatggagctgcaagctaaaagttattaatagcagctgtgattggttgctataggaacaaaggacattcatagtataagatgcttatgtgtgaggtaataacatgtcggtggaaagagacagacacagacagagtaagaggcagacagggaatagacagacatagagagaaagagacagacagtcagacaggcACAGGCGGGGAAAGGGGCAGGCGGGGAAAGGGGCAgacggacagagaaagagagagacagacaatctgggacagacagacagacaggcatagacagggaaagagacagagaaagagacagccagtcaaagaaacagaggcagacagatatagaaagggaaagagacaaagacagggaaacagactgatagagagacagacagacacagagacagactgataaagagacagagagacagacacagacagacagacatggatagacagacacacagggacaggaacacagagacagacagaaagagacatagacagacagagactaggagagagatagttactatcctgggcagcgcagggtactacagctagtcttttATAAAAATCCTCtagttcccattgacttccattatacaggaATACTAGAGTTGCTCCCATCCAAGAGAGGATatgtcttaaaggggtattcccacctcATATCCCTACGATAATGGACCCGCCTATGACAAGAATAAGGGGGctgcagtctttttttttttttttttttaaatattattacaGCAGGGCAAAACAGAATATGAGACCCAGTGCGGAGCTGCGTCATTAGCAGGATCAATGGAGTCTCCCCCGCGTAATCAAAGTCCCGGCCGTACGGATGGGAAGGCActcccctacccccccccccaccatttATGTGAGAAATGTAAACTTTATAAAACTTGTGTGTTCTGTCCTCAGGCCTCCGGGAATAAAGTGAGCCGGCAGTCTGTGCTGTGCGGCAGCCAGAATATCGTCCTGAATGGCAAGGTGAGCGACTGCTCCGGAGGGAAAATAGAGAGTACAGTTATTAGAAATACATGGAATATTGTAAAAATATCAGCATTATTGGATTTCTGCAAAGGGCTGGAATCCGCTAAAATACACCATAAAAAGCAATACCATATATtcaagagtttaaaaaaaaaaaaaaaaaaaattatattacattataaattatattctattattattatataataatatTACAAAAGCATTGTGGTCAATTATTGCCACCTAGTGGTCAAAAGCAGTATTGCCACATGCTATATTACAGTCAGAATAAGACCAGAACAGCATTCCACATAAAAAATAGAAgtacgaaacgcgcgttggggcgCCAAGGACCTTTTACTTCACGTaagttgttcttttttttttttttttttttatgtggaacGCTGTTCTGGTCTTATTCTGACTGTAATATAGCATGTGTCAATACTGCCTGTGACCACTAGGTGGCAATAATTGACCACAATGCTTTTATAATATTGACTAGCCTCCATTCATCACTATTGCCGACCATGGACACATCCAGGAAGGCATGGAAGTAAGAAACGTCCAGCAAATTGGCCTATTTGTTAACTTTGTATCATGCAGTTCCTCATACCACCTGTTTAGCTGGGGGCGCTGTTGCATTAGATATAGATCAGCTTTAGAAAACCTCCCTGTTCGCAGCACTACATGTCTTAGAACAGGGGGAAATAAGACTGGGCAGGTTTCCACAGTTCTAGCCTTTTTCTGAAGTTTAATCTTAAGCCTTAAGGTCACgtgacacccccccaccccctccccccccaattCCTTCTTATTTGTACACAGTCTGATCCCCCTTGATGGGCAGGGACCGTCAATGAAGAATATAATTTATCTGAAAGGTAATAAAACTGTAAAAGTCCAACGTACTGAAGCAAACTATGGGATCTGCGAGATAAGAGTATCCATCCTCCAGGATCGGGGGTATTGTACATAGTCATTAAGGGGGCATGAGAATCAGAGTGACACCCCCTGTCATGCCCTGCTGACTCAGTGTAGCCAGTACTAGGAACTATAGATTTGGTTGCCAGAGGGTGAAGGACACTTACAGAAAAGCTTACTGGAGGCTATAGTTAATGGTGCCAGAGGGAGGAGGAGACTGACTTGGGGACTATATTTACAGCTGCCAGAGGGGAAAGGAGTCTAACTTGGGAATAAAGTTGCCTTAAATATCTGAAAGACTAACCCCCAACAGATAATGTAAGGGGTGAGAAGAATCCAATGGCCAATTTTTGCCTTCTCTCTGGAGATAATCCAATGCCGTAGGAGGCTTGCAGCGGCTTTTCATAAAGAACACTGGAGCGTTTGGCCACGTGCAGTAGTCATGTGTATGAGGGAGTCGAGAGGGCTGTAGTCCCAGCATTTGGACATCCGTTATCTGTGTATGACTCCTTTTGTGGGGACTGCAATACCATCTGCCAGAAGGCGAAGGAGACTGATTGGGGAATCTACTGAATCTATTTAGAGCTGCCAGATGGAGGAAGGAGACAGACTAAGGAACTTAATGTggtctgtgattacagctgcaagaggAGGAAAGAACATGACTAGGCAACTTTCTAGAGATTATATTtacagctgccagagggggaaggagatgAATTAAGAAATTTAGTGGCAGTTGCATTTACAACTACCTAAGGGGGAAGGAAACTGACAAAATATGTTAGTAGGGCTATATTCAGAGCTACCAGAGAGAGGCGACAGACTAGGGACTGTGATTACAATAGCGAAAGAAGGAAGGAGCATGAATAGGGAAATTACTGGAGACTATACTATATTTACAGGTAGCCGAGGGAAAAGCAGACGAATTAGGGCACTTCATTTACAGCTGCCAGAAGGGGAAGGAAACTGACTAGTGAACTTTTCGTGATACATAGACATGTGCTGTGAGATCTGTGCTCATTTACTTTTAGCTCACCTATCCTTATATCCCCTTTGCAGACAATAGTCATGAACGACTGTATAATCAGGGGCGACCTGGCGAACGTTCGAGTGGGACGACACTGCGTCATCAAAAGCCGAAGCGTGATCAGACCGCCGTTCAAGAAATTCAGCAAAGGGTGAGGCGCAAGAGTAATGGAGAGCGTGGCTTTTTATTTGCCCTCAACCCCCCACAGCAAGGTCCAACTGCTTCTGGTGCATGTACCAGTCTAATATGTCTATCCCTATTCTCATTCTGTATAATCAGCCATCTACTCTATCGTTCAGTGTGCGGTTAATCTTCACCAGCATCCTGTCAGCATTATAAGTGCTGGAACTTTCATTCCCTGACTCCCCATAATGCATTTCTCCTGCTATTGTCCTATTATTTCCTTTATGTGAAAAGCCACCTGTGTTATGTCTGTGCCCACTTCTTGCAATGAGACAAAAACCCTCCCCCAGTTCTTGTAATGAAATAAAGATCTGTCCCCACTATTGTAGCGGGACACAAACCCGTCCTCACTTATTGTAGCGTGAAAAAGACCCTGCCCTCATTGTAGCGCGAAAAAGACCCCGCCCCCTTAGTGTAGAGGGACAAAAATCCCGCCCCCCACTTATTGTAGCGGGACAAAGGCCCGCCCCCCACTTATTGTAGCGGGACAAAGGCCCGCCCCCACTTATTGTAGCGGGACAAAGGCCCGCCCTCCCACTTATTGTAGCGGGACAAAGGCCCGCCCTCCCACTTATTGTAGCGGGACAAAGGCCCGCCCTCCCACTTATTGTAGCGGGACAAAGGCCCGCACTCCCACTTATTGTAGCGGGACAAAGGCCCGCCCTCCCACTTATTGTAGCGGGACAAAGGCCCGCCCTCCCACTTGTTGTAGCGGGACAAAGGCCCGCCCTCCCACTTGTTGTAGCGGGACAAAGGCCCGCCCTCCCACTTGTTGTAGCGGGACAAAGGCCCGCCCTCCCACTTGTTGTAGCGGGACAAAGGCCCGCCCTCCCACTTGTTGTAGCGGGACAAAGGCCCGCCCTCCCACTTGTTGTAGCGGGACAAAGGCCCGCCCTCCCACTTGTTGTAGCGGGACAAAGGCCCGCCCTCCCACTTGTTGTAGCGGGACAAAGGCCCGCCCTCCCACTTGTTGTAGCGGGACAAAGGCCCGCCCTCCCACTTGTTGTAGCGGGACAAAGGCCCGCCCTCCCACTTGTTGTAGCGGGACAAAGGCCCGCCCTCCCACTTGTTGTAGCGGGACAAAGGCCCGCCCTCCCACTTGTTGTAGCGGGACAAAGGCCCGCCCTCCCACTTGTTGTAGCGGGACAAAGGCCCGCCCTCCCACTTGTTGTAGCGGGACAAAGGCCCGCCCTCCCACTTGTTGTAGCGGGACAAAGGCCCGCCCTCCCACTTGTTGTAGCGGGACAAAGGCCCGCCCTCCCACTTGTTGTAGCGGGACAAAGGCCCGCCCTCCCACTTGTTGTAGCGGGACAAAGGCCCGCCCTCCCACTTGTTGTAGCGGGACAAAGGCCCGCCCTCCCACTTGTTGTAGCGGGACAAAGGCCCGCCCTCCCACTTGTTGTAGCGGGACAAAGGCCCGCCCTCCCACTTGTTGTAGCGGGACAAAGGCCCGCCCTCCCACTTGTTGTAGCGGGACAAAGGCCCGCCCTCCCACTTGTTGTAGCGGGACAAAGGCCCGCCCTCCCACTTGTTGTAGCGGGACAAAGGCCCGCCCTCCCACTTGTTGTAGCGGGACAAAGGCCCGCCCTCCCACTTGTTGTAGCGGGGCAAAGGCCCGCCCTCCCACTTGTTGTAGCGGGGCAAAGGCCCGCCCTCCCACTTGTTGTAGCGGGGCAAAGGCCCGCCCTCCCACTTGTTGTAGCGGGGCAAAGGCCCGCCCTCCCACTTGTTGTAGCGGGGCAAAGGCCCGCCCTCCCACTTGTTGTAGCGGGGCAAAGGCCCGCCCTCCCACTTGTTGTAGCGGGACAAAGGCCCGCCCTCCCACTTGTTGTAGCGGGACAAAGGCCCGCCCTCCCACTTGTTGTAGCGGGACAAAGGCCCGCCCTCCCACTTATTGTACAGCATGAACAGGTACAGGAGCTGTCCTGTCTGCCCGTAGTTGTTGTAAGTGTCTGTATAATCTCGTGATTCCTGTTACACCAGTAATTGCTGCCCGCCGCCTATTAAGTGTACCGACCCCGTCTCCCCATTACATGCTGTTATACCGAGCGCTCTCCTATTATCCCTAATTGCCCAAACAGCTCCAGCCTTTACGGTTTGTTCCATTCGTCGCCAGTGAAAGAAGGAATTAGCGAGATGCTAATTATCACATCCACAGAAAATTAGGTCGTCGGTATAAAACCTCTCTTTATGTGGCGGTAAAGCTGCAGCACGTAATTAGACCGCGGGCCATGCCCCCGGCTATGATAGCAGCACATGACTGTGACCCACGTGGCGGCACAGAGAACGCTTCGACTCATGGTTTTGTGACTTTCTCTCCTCCAGGGTGGCATTTTTCCCCTTACACATAGGAGACCACGTCTTCATAGAAGAGGACTGCGTGGTGAACGCGGCACAGATCGGCTCCTATGTGCACATAGGCAAGAACTGCGTCATTGTAAGTAGCAAAGATTTAAAGGGACCTGTCCGCTGTTTTGTTTTCCCTTTCCTCCCATCCAATCTTGGATACTTATAACATATCCAGGATAAGTCGTGATATTTATGTAACTTGTGATTTCAGTCTCCTCAATTCCTCAATTCTTGAGTCTTCTCAAGAATTCTTCAATCCTCCTCAATTCTTGTCTTTGTCAATTCTTGTCAATTCTTGTCTTTGCTCCAGGGCCGGAGATGTGTCTTGAAGGATTGCTGCAAAATATTGGACAACACAGTCTTACCTCCCGAAACAGTGGTCCCTCCATTCACGGTGTTTTCCGGCTGCCCCGGTAAGTCCAGATTGCTCAGGACATTAGTGCAGGTTGAATGAGGTTTAACGGGAACCTATTAACttacagatatagggttaatctgcagggtagtagcattacaatgatgtctgtcccccccccccccattttgataccagccaagataaagccacacagctgggggctggtatactcaggatggggagccccatgttatgggaagcccccgagcctaaaaatatcagccagcagccgcccggaattgccgcatccattagatgcgacagtcctgggactctacccggctcatcccaattgctctggtgcggtggcaatcggggtaataagaaggtaatggcagcccatagctgccactaagtcctaggttaatcatggcaggtgtctatgagaccccccccccccccatcactaaactgtagtgaaagtaaacacaaacactggaaaaaatgttatttgaaataaaagacaaaaaaacaccctctttcaccactttattaatccccaaatacccctccaggtccggcgtaatccacacaaggtcccacgacgctttcagatcttctacatcggaagctgacagagagcggccgtagaacaccgccgttcactgtgagctccacagagcaactgaagtgcgtcgcgctgtcagcagtgacgtcactcgggTTTCccagcggccaccgctggattcgctttgccaggtacaaactgctacaacggatccgtcccatcagttgtaccagagtctccaacgcatccgtcacatcagtcacaaaacggattgtgactgatggaaaaagacggaagtgtgaaagtagccatagagGCATGGCTGGTGTGgctacagtcccagcactttaattGACAGCTTGTTCTGCAGAATTAAAGTGCAGTGACATGCTTACAAAATTTAGCGAGTGATGACTGTAGCCGTGACGTGCATGGATCTAAGCCAGTGGCTCCCTGCAGGAATAAAATTCATGTTCTCCCGGAATCCGGACTTTCAATATGGCGGGTGGGCAGCATTGGAAcgctattaaaggagttgtctactacttggaaagCCACTATTCAtcctttgtaaaaataaaaaagcctatactctcctccagTGTGGCCACGGTTCCACCGATGTCTAAAGCCACGTTCccagggcccacgtgacattgttatgacacgcgaacCCCGTGACCAATCAGCACTCAGCATCTGTCTTCTGCCTTTGGACATTTTAGCTGAatgtgagtgcagcgctgactTACTGCTCAAAAGTCTGAAGGCGAAGACAAGGAACCTAGCGCTGATTGATTGTTATGACACACGGTCCCTGCAATCAAATCAGCGCTAGGTTCCTACTCTTCGCCTTCAGacttttgagcaggaagtcagcgctgcactcacatTCAGCTaaaatgtccgaaggcggggagattgCTGGGTGCTGATTGGTTAcggggctcgcgtgtcataacaatgtcacatgggcctaGGGAACGCGGCTTTAGATATGGCTGGAACTGCAGCCGCACCAGAGGGGAGTATAGGGTTATTTATTACGAGGTCGAACGAGGGGAATGAGAAGGGCTGGCCCAAATAGTGTACAACCCCTTAAACATGaagattaaagggaacccgtcaggtgcaatatgcacccagacccacgagcagttttgggtacatattgctaatccttgcataaccgttcctgtatctagtagcacagataaagggatctttagaaaaagtatttctaaagatcctttatgatatgctaatgaggtcagggactagtcacaagggtgttacttcccttggctagtcgacccCCTTAGTATGTAAGAACGCCCCTGTGtgggtgctaacatgctaataaatatgCAGCGTCGGATGATGgctgcgctcacctctctgctgccatcgcatccaagtcctggatttcggctcagtgcgcatgatccccgaACTTCCGCTCATGCgcgctatgaagccgggtgtacgcgtcctggattCAAACTGGTGCAGTGCACATGACTGAAAgttcgggatcatgtgcactgagccgaagtcCAGCATTGAACGCGATTGTAGCAGAGGTAAGTGCGACCATGTCTCTGactctgtgcattcattagcaagtTAGTACTCCCATAGGGTCGTGCTTACATGctgagggggccgactagccaagggaagtaacaccctaacaactagtccctggtctcattagcatatcataaaggatctttagaaatactttttctaaagatctctttatctatgtaactagatgcagggattatcagcatgcacccagaactgctcgcggtcctgtgtgcatattgcacctgacaggttcccctttaaTCCTGTATGTGCACGTTAATAGCATTTGAGGACATGACCGGTTCCTGTTAGGCCCCCCATACACAATGCATAGCTGTCAGTGGAACAGATTACATTGGCTACTTCTCCCGACTCCTCTATACTCGGGAACGCTCGGCTACTGTGAGACTCCTTTGAACAAGTGGGAAATGgtaaaattactgtatttttcgttttataagacgtactgcaaattcagaggaaaaaataggtaaaatagaaaaaaatatatggggtctgttttataatccggtggtgactTACcgttgtgctggggctgcaggctctgccctgcgctggctctgctctgccctgcgctggctctgctctgccctgcgctggctctgctctgccctgcgctggctctgctctgccctgCGCTGGCTCTGCTCTGCCTCATGCTGGCTCTGCCccttgctggctctgttctgtgaggGGAGCGGCGAGGCAAGGGTTATTCTGAAGATGTGCTTCAAACAAATGGTACCcggaggcagcgcgtgcgcagatggagcttttgagccaagagctccatctgcacacacgcggactctgggcgccattatttgaagtccttaccACCGACATCGTCAGAATGGCTTGTACCTCGCCGACCGCCGCCGCCGACCACAGCAGCTCCGGCAGCCGCTGCCACACACGGCAGCTCCGCCGGCCGCCGCCACACAAAGCAGCTCCGCCGGCCGCCACTGACCAGAGCAGCTGCTCCTGCCGCCGCCCAC is a genomic window containing:
- the DCTN5 gene encoding dynactin subunit 5, with product MELSELLYNKSEYIETASGNKVSRQSVLCGSQNIVLNGKTIVMNDCIIRGDLANVRVGRHCVIKSRSVIRPPFKKFSKGVAFFPLHIGDHVFIEEDCVVNAAQIGSYVHIGKNCVIGRRCVLKDCCKILDNTVLPPETVVPPFTVFSGCPGLFSGELPECTQELMIDVTKSYYQKFLPLTQI